The proteins below are encoded in one region of Nocardioides marmorisolisilvae:
- a CDS encoding DUF1295 domain-containing protein, translated as MTGLWLVSGSTAALAVLAMALTAVAARRAGRVSVVDTTWGIALTVTAVLAAVLGALVGDGDHWRSVLLVVLTAIWGLRLSWHVGSRSGGAGEDPRYADLLARGPGGALRKVWLPQGAAIWLVSLPLQVAAVTSARGPATPALVGVGCAVWLAGVAFEAIGDAQLAAYKRDPDRGPVMDRGLWRYTRHPNYFGDACVWWGIWLVAASAWPGVLTVVSPLAMTWFLAFVTGAKLLEETMMKRPGYPEYAARTSMFVPLPPKR; from the coding sequence GTGACCGGACTCTGGCTGGTCAGCGGCAGCACCGCCGCCCTTGCGGTGCTCGCGATGGCGCTCACCGCCGTCGCTGCCCGTCGCGCCGGTCGGGTCTCGGTGGTCGACACGACCTGGGGCATCGCCCTGACCGTGACCGCCGTCCTCGCCGCCGTGCTCGGTGCGCTCGTCGGGGACGGCGACCACTGGCGCAGCGTGCTGCTGGTGGTGCTCACCGCGATCTGGGGCCTGCGGCTGTCCTGGCATGTCGGGAGCCGCAGCGGGGGCGCCGGGGAGGACCCGCGGTACGCCGACCTGCTCGCCCGCGGACCAGGCGGCGCACTGCGCAAGGTCTGGCTCCCGCAGGGGGCGGCGATCTGGCTGGTCTCCCTCCCGTTGCAGGTCGCGGCGGTGACCTCGGCCCGCGGACCGGCCACCCCGGCGCTGGTCGGCGTCGGGTGCGCGGTCTGGCTCGCGGGAGTCGCCTTCGAGGCGATCGGGGACGCGCAGCTCGCGGCGTACAAGCGTGACCCCGACCGGGGCCCGGTGATGGACCGCGGCCTCTGGCGCTACACGCGGCACCCGAACTACTTCGGCGACGCCTGCGTCTGGTGGGGAATCTGGCTGGTGGCCGCCTCGGCCTGGCCCGGCGTCCTGACCGTGGTCTCACCGCTCGCGATGACCTGGTTCCTGGCCTTCGTCACCGGCGCGAAGCTGCTCGAGGAGACGATGATGAAGCGCCCCGGCTACCCCGAGTACGCCGCCCGCACGTCCATGTTCGTGCCACTGCCGCCCAAGCGCTGA